A stretch of the Gossypium hirsutum isolate 1008001.06 chromosome D07, Gossypium_hirsutum_v2.1, whole genome shotgun sequence genome encodes the following:
- the LOC107954922 gene encoding uncharacterized protein isoform X1, whose product MRVVDGCCLILGNVSSCMLEIVTCYSRAQTTDFTKEVDYQTGEEFSMEFVQECVGTRAIARPDAALTHEKRVWFNQNRQMGYQDLARIQLKRTDSKCASDISDFASLNGSSRGSEHGSCVEKIGRYQKKDGEIGQVTGKAYGELNCDRSHPNGFGPPTTAIYACDSSSSNNFSGQGATDGSQSGKMKLLCSFGGKILPRPSDGKLRYVGGETHIISIQDCLSWEEFLRRTSNFCNQPHSIKYQLPGEDLDALISVSSDEDLKNMIEEYHGLEKLKGSKKLRIFLIPYDESGNASSLEAMTMHQSNPDYQYVAAVNGTVDPSPRKISGELCLPSEGCQLGPNLNPNPSFPKWCPTSVMSLDTMGGFNALHPSQVFLDIQNTTRSPSTPISPLPFQHEECNVCAQSMSNNSSSEYNYSFNTAHLNPEIRSTINPNYKDALQVPPALMNHSHPCIRVAANHTCQAYGGQLLSPDPSKDSVFFVVFNKSNGDYNGISHERFMHKERSFLSEKPISNAGNPLSLLSGSVDSLDSHPGISHAFSDSKLQDCGGRSAYCSQEGMSPSSPLNFAKSPSPSLVFSNSMQERLMQQHDKIDLMTSSADNYLLDTESTSKSKLDMQNCFPNPEPSGVNEPIHKGTSDSNEKYQTAKIDLSKSSFVRLDNYEEYTASLDARNMSYISDPFLHQGGKLYEGKSPDSSMGYNDKLSNADCNQTSGFAVGTQEKDSQVSQKMVPSSLSINSNIKHLQTLGKTTSDIAESCGFNGKVIGQGDITSCARNTEATCLFSKSINDTRLDSKLGDLISESLNGPMLHEPPQSQFVASQNDISKEDMLMGSTKLHSPTIHVDSVLCSSLLNEDLHAMSQISDNNAARKEVPLIDDELNYSNPNAEKVVLLDPLHKNSIVEDITFSLTEPSRKNQYQIQPEPIVMSKDVTTSVLSGMLVSSAVVPHVDVISTDIISPTGTELEDAIADSESKDSSADVQDKDESFSDAVIAEKEANIYGLQIIKNADLEELRELGSGTYGSVYHGKWRGTDVAIKRIKKSCFSGKSSDQDKLTKDFWREAQILSNLLHPNVVAFYGVVPDGTGGTLATVTEFMVNGSLRNVLIKDGSLDCCKKLIIARDAAFGMEYLHSKNIVHFDLKCDNLLVNLRDPQRPICKVGDFGLSRIKRSTLVSGGVRGTLPWMAPELLNGNSNRVSEKVDVFSFGISMWEILTEEEPYADMHCGAIIGGIVKNTLRPSIPEHCDPDWRELMEQCWSADPESRPSFTEITNRLRSMSRLLQLKGRNDQARQTKA is encoded by the exons ATGAGGGTTGTCGATGGATGCTGCTTAATTCTCGGCAACGTCAGCTCTTGCATGCTCGAAATTGTAACTTGCTACAGCC GAGCTCAAACCACTGATTTCACAAAGGAGGTTGATTACCag ACAGGTGAGGAATTCTCCATGGAGTTTGTTCAGGAGTGTGTTGGCACAAGAGCCATTGCTAGACCAGATGCAGCACTGACACATGAGAAGAGGGTTTGGTTCAATCAGAACCGCCAGATGGGGTATCAGGATCTTGCCCGAATTCAGTTGAAAAGAACGGATTCCAAGTGTGCTTCTGACATTTCTGATTTTGCATCTCTGAATGGTTCTTCTAGAGGGAGTGAACATGGGTCTTGTGTTGAAAAGATAGGTAGATACCAGAAGAAAGATGGTGAAATTGGACAAGTGACAGGGAAGGCTTATGGTGAACTGAATTGTGATAGGAGCCATCCAAATGGTTTTGGACCACCTACTACAGCCATTTATGCATGTGACTCTTCTAGTTCCAACAACTTTAGTGGGCAGGGAGCTACTGATGGATCTCAATCTGGGAAAATGAAACTTCTGTGCAGCTTTGGTGGAAAAATATTGCCTAGGCCAAGTGATGGTAAACTCAGATATGTTGGGGGAGAGACGCACATTATTTCCATTCAGGATTGTCTTTCTTGGGAAGAGTTTCTGAGGAGAACTTCAAATTTTTGCAACCAACCTCATTCAATCAAGTACCAACTTCCAGGTGAGGATCTTGATGCCCTTATATCTGTTTCTTCTGATGAAGACCTTAAGAATATGATAGAGGAATACCATGGGCTTGAAAAGCTTAAAGGTTCTAAAAAGCTGAGGATATTTTTGATTCCCTATGATGAATCTGGAAATGCATCTTCCCTTGAGGCAATGACCATGCACCAGAGCAATCCTGATTACCAGTATGTGGCTGCTGTTAATGGGACAGTAGATCCTAGTCCTAGGAAAATCTCTGGTGAGCTCTGCTTACCTAGTGAAGGATGTCAATTGGGACCCAATTTGAATCCTAACCCTAGTTTCCCCAAATGGTGTCCAACTTCAGTAATGTCTTTGGACACTATGGGTGGTTTTAATGCATTGCATCCATCTCAGGTTTTCCTTGATATCCAAAATACAACCAGATCCCCATCTACTCCTATTTCTCCACTACCTTTCCAGCATGAAGAATGCAATGTTTGTGCACAGTCAATGTCTAATAACTCCAGCTCTGAATACAACTATTCCTTCAATACAGCACACTTGAATCCTGAGATCCGCAGCACTATTAATCCTAACTATAAAGATGCCCTACAGGTTCCACCTGCTTTGATGAATCATAGTCACCCTTGCATAAGGGTTGCTGCCAACCACACATGCCAAGCTTATGGAGGGCAGCTACTAAGCCCTGATCCCAGCAAAGATTCCGTATTTTTTGTAGTTTTCAACAAAAGCAATGGTGATTACAATGGCATTTCACATGAAAGGTTTATGCACAAAGAAAGATCATTCCTTTCTGAAAAGCCCATCTCAAATGCTGGCAATCCATTAAGCCTGTTGTCAGGATCTGTTGATTCCCTGGATTCTCACCCAGGTATATCACATGCATTTTCAGATTCAAAGCTGCAGGACTGTGGAGGGAGGTCTGCTTACTGTTCACAAGAAGGAATGAGCCCATCTTCCCCTTTAAATTTTGCAAAGAGCCCATCACCTTCCCTTGTTTTTTCAAATTCCATGCAGGAAAGGTTGATGCAACAGCATGATAAAATTGATCTTATGACGTCCAGTGCAGATAATTACTTGTTGGACACTGAATCTACGTCAAAATCAAAACTGGATATGCAGAACTGCTTTCCAAACCCTGAACCTTCTGGCGTGAATGAACCTATTCACAAGGGAACCAGTGACAGTAATGAAAAATACCAAACAGCTAAAATTGATTTGAGTAAATCCAGTTTTGTGAGGCTTGACAATTATGAAGAATATACTGCAAGCTTGGATGCCAGGAACATGTCTTATATAAGTGATCCATTTTTGCATCAAGGTGGAAAACTTTATGAGGGGAAATCCCCTGATAGCAGTATGGGATATAACGACAAATTGTCTAATGCAGACTGCAACCAAACATCTGGTTTTGCTGTAGGTACTCAGGAAAAAGATTCGCAAGTCTCTCAGAAGATGGTTCCTTCATCCTTATCTATAAATAGTAACATCAAACATCTGCAAACCTTGGGAAAAACCACATCTGATATAGCTGAATCTTGTGGTTTCAATGGGAAAGTAATTGGACAGGGAGATATTACTTCATGTGCCAGGAACACTGAAGCCACATGCTTGTTTTCAAAGAGCATAAATGACACAAGACTTGATAGTAAATTGGGTGATCTTATCTCTGAGTCTTTGAATGGCCCTATGTTGCATGAACCACCACAATCTCAGTTTGTTGCAAGTCAAAATGATATATCTAAAGAAGATATGCTTATGGGCTCAACGAAGTTGCACTCACCTACAATTCATGTTGACTCTGTTCTGTGCTCAAGCTtgctcaatgaagaccttcatgCTATGTCACAAATTTCAGACAATAATGCAGCTAGGAAAGAGGTTCCCCTCATTGATGATGAACTTAATTATTCCAATCCAAATGCTGAGAAGGTGGTCCTCCTAGATCCCTTGCACAAGAATTCAATTGTAGAAGATATTACGTTTTCTCTAACTGAACCTTCAAGAAAGAATCAATATCAAATCCAACCGGAGCCCATAGTTATGTCAAAAGATGTTACCACTAGTGTTCTTTCTGGGATGCTAGTTTCATCTGCAGTTGTCCCACATGTGGATGTGATCAGCACTGATATCATATCTCCTACTGGAACAGAGTTGGAGGATGCCATTGCAGATTCTGAGTCTAAG GATTCTTCAGCTGATGTTCAAGACAAGGATGAGTCCTTCAGTGATGCTGTCATAGCTGAAAAGGAAGCCAACATCTATGGCTTGCAG ATTATTAAAAATGCCGATCTTGAAGAACTGAGGGAGCTAGGATCTGGTACATATGGATCTGTTTACCATGGAAAATGGCGGGGAACAGATGTTGCtataaagagaataaaaaagaGTTGCTTTTCTGGGAAATCATCAGACCAGGACAAGCTG ACAAAAGACTTCTGGAGAGAAGCACAGATCCTCTCAAATCTGCTTCATCCAAATGTGGTAGCATTTTATGGAGTAGTACCAGATGGAACTGGAGGAACTTTGGCAACTGTAACTGAATTTATGGTCAACGGATCGCTTAGAAATGTCCTAATCAAGGATGG ATCGCTTGATTGTTGCAAAAAGCTTATAATCGCCAGGGATGCAGCTTTTGGCATGGAATACTTGCACTCCAAAAACATTGTCCATTTTGATCTGAAATGTGATAATTTGCTTGTGAATCTAAGGGACCCACAACGACCCATATGCAAg GTTGGAGATTTTGGATTATCAAGAATTAAGCGCAGCACTCTTGTTTCTGGAGGTGTGCGAGGAACCCTTCCATGGATGGCACCAGAGTTATTAAATGGTAACAGCAATCGTGTTTCTGAGAAG GTTGATGTGTTCTCATTTGGAATTTCAATGTGGGAAATCTTGACTGAAGAGGAGCCTTATGCTGATATGCATTGTGGTGCCATTATTG GGGGGATTGTGAAGAACACTCTTCGACCTTCAATTCCAGAACACTGTGACCCTGATTGGAGGGAGCTGATGGAACAATGCTGGTCAGCTGATCCTGAATCTAGACCATCATTCACGGAGATAACGAACAGGCTGCGATCAATGTCTAGGTTGCTTCAGCTCAAGGGACGTAATGATCAGGCAAGACAGACAAAAGCCTAA
- the LOC107954922 gene encoding uncharacterized protein isoform X3 gives MRVVDGCCLILGNVSSCMLEIVTCYSRAQTTDFTKEVDYQTGEEFSMEFVQECVGTRAIARPDAALTHEKRVWFNQNRQMGYQDLARIQLKRTDSKCASDISDFASLNGSSRGSEHGSCVEKIGRYQKKDGEIGQVTGKAYGELNCDRSHPNGFGPPTTAIYACDSSSSNNFSGQGATDGSQSGKMKLLCSFGGKILPRPSDGKLRYVGGETHIISIQDCLSWEEFLRRTSNFCNQPHSIKYQLPGEDLDALISVSSDEDLKNMIEEYHGLEKLKGSKKLRIFLIPYDESGNASSLEAMTMHQSNPDYQYVAAVNGTVDPSPRKISGELCLPSEGCQLGPNLNPNPSFPKWCPTSVMSLDTMGGFNALHPSQVFLDIQNTTRSPSTPISPLPFQHEECNVCAQSMSNNSSSEYNYSFNTAHLNPEIRSTINPNYKDALQVPPALMNHSHPCIRVAANHTCQAYGGQLLSPDPSKDSVFFVVFNKSNGDYNGISHERFMHKERSFLSEKPISNAGNPLSLLSGSVDSLDSHPGISHAFSDSKLQDCGGRSAYCSQEGMSPSSPLNFAKSPSPSLVFSNSMQERLMQQHDKIDLMTSSADNYLLDTESTSKSKLDMQNCFPNPEPSGVNEPIHKGTSDSNEKYQTAKIDLSKSSFVRLDNYEEYTASLDARNMSYISDPFLHQGGKLYEGKSPDSSMGYNDKLSNADCNQTSGFAVGTQEKDSQVSQKMVPSSLSINSNIKHLQTLGKTTSDIAESCGFNGKVIGQGDITSCARNTEATCLFSKSINDTRLDSKLGDLISESLNGPMLHEPPQSQFVASQNDISKEDMLMGSTKLHSPTIHVDSVLCSSLLNEDLHAMSQISDNNAARKEVPLIDDELNYSNPNAEKVVLLDPLHKNSIVEDITFSLTEPSRKNQYQIQPEPIVMSKDVTTSVLSGMLVSSAVVPHVDVISTDIISPTGTELEDAIADSESKDSSADVQDKDESFSDAVIAEKEANIYGLQIIKNADLEELRELGSGTYGSVYHGKWRGTDVAIKRIKKSCFSGKSSDQDKLTKDFWREAQILSNLLHPNVVAFYGVVPDGTGGTLATVTEFMVNGSLRNVLIKDG, from the exons ATGAGGGTTGTCGATGGATGCTGCTTAATTCTCGGCAACGTCAGCTCTTGCATGCTCGAAATTGTAACTTGCTACAGCC GAGCTCAAACCACTGATTTCACAAAGGAGGTTGATTACCag ACAGGTGAGGAATTCTCCATGGAGTTTGTTCAGGAGTGTGTTGGCACAAGAGCCATTGCTAGACCAGATGCAGCACTGACACATGAGAAGAGGGTTTGGTTCAATCAGAACCGCCAGATGGGGTATCAGGATCTTGCCCGAATTCAGTTGAAAAGAACGGATTCCAAGTGTGCTTCTGACATTTCTGATTTTGCATCTCTGAATGGTTCTTCTAGAGGGAGTGAACATGGGTCTTGTGTTGAAAAGATAGGTAGATACCAGAAGAAAGATGGTGAAATTGGACAAGTGACAGGGAAGGCTTATGGTGAACTGAATTGTGATAGGAGCCATCCAAATGGTTTTGGACCACCTACTACAGCCATTTATGCATGTGACTCTTCTAGTTCCAACAACTTTAGTGGGCAGGGAGCTACTGATGGATCTCAATCTGGGAAAATGAAACTTCTGTGCAGCTTTGGTGGAAAAATATTGCCTAGGCCAAGTGATGGTAAACTCAGATATGTTGGGGGAGAGACGCACATTATTTCCATTCAGGATTGTCTTTCTTGGGAAGAGTTTCTGAGGAGAACTTCAAATTTTTGCAACCAACCTCATTCAATCAAGTACCAACTTCCAGGTGAGGATCTTGATGCCCTTATATCTGTTTCTTCTGATGAAGACCTTAAGAATATGATAGAGGAATACCATGGGCTTGAAAAGCTTAAAGGTTCTAAAAAGCTGAGGATATTTTTGATTCCCTATGATGAATCTGGAAATGCATCTTCCCTTGAGGCAATGACCATGCACCAGAGCAATCCTGATTACCAGTATGTGGCTGCTGTTAATGGGACAGTAGATCCTAGTCCTAGGAAAATCTCTGGTGAGCTCTGCTTACCTAGTGAAGGATGTCAATTGGGACCCAATTTGAATCCTAACCCTAGTTTCCCCAAATGGTGTCCAACTTCAGTAATGTCTTTGGACACTATGGGTGGTTTTAATGCATTGCATCCATCTCAGGTTTTCCTTGATATCCAAAATACAACCAGATCCCCATCTACTCCTATTTCTCCACTACCTTTCCAGCATGAAGAATGCAATGTTTGTGCACAGTCAATGTCTAATAACTCCAGCTCTGAATACAACTATTCCTTCAATACAGCACACTTGAATCCTGAGATCCGCAGCACTATTAATCCTAACTATAAAGATGCCCTACAGGTTCCACCTGCTTTGATGAATCATAGTCACCCTTGCATAAGGGTTGCTGCCAACCACACATGCCAAGCTTATGGAGGGCAGCTACTAAGCCCTGATCCCAGCAAAGATTCCGTATTTTTTGTAGTTTTCAACAAAAGCAATGGTGATTACAATGGCATTTCACATGAAAGGTTTATGCACAAAGAAAGATCATTCCTTTCTGAAAAGCCCATCTCAAATGCTGGCAATCCATTAAGCCTGTTGTCAGGATCTGTTGATTCCCTGGATTCTCACCCAGGTATATCACATGCATTTTCAGATTCAAAGCTGCAGGACTGTGGAGGGAGGTCTGCTTACTGTTCACAAGAAGGAATGAGCCCATCTTCCCCTTTAAATTTTGCAAAGAGCCCATCACCTTCCCTTGTTTTTTCAAATTCCATGCAGGAAAGGTTGATGCAACAGCATGATAAAATTGATCTTATGACGTCCAGTGCAGATAATTACTTGTTGGACACTGAATCTACGTCAAAATCAAAACTGGATATGCAGAACTGCTTTCCAAACCCTGAACCTTCTGGCGTGAATGAACCTATTCACAAGGGAACCAGTGACAGTAATGAAAAATACCAAACAGCTAAAATTGATTTGAGTAAATCCAGTTTTGTGAGGCTTGACAATTATGAAGAATATACTGCAAGCTTGGATGCCAGGAACATGTCTTATATAAGTGATCCATTTTTGCATCAAGGTGGAAAACTTTATGAGGGGAAATCCCCTGATAGCAGTATGGGATATAACGACAAATTGTCTAATGCAGACTGCAACCAAACATCTGGTTTTGCTGTAGGTACTCAGGAAAAAGATTCGCAAGTCTCTCAGAAGATGGTTCCTTCATCCTTATCTATAAATAGTAACATCAAACATCTGCAAACCTTGGGAAAAACCACATCTGATATAGCTGAATCTTGTGGTTTCAATGGGAAAGTAATTGGACAGGGAGATATTACTTCATGTGCCAGGAACACTGAAGCCACATGCTTGTTTTCAAAGAGCATAAATGACACAAGACTTGATAGTAAATTGGGTGATCTTATCTCTGAGTCTTTGAATGGCCCTATGTTGCATGAACCACCACAATCTCAGTTTGTTGCAAGTCAAAATGATATATCTAAAGAAGATATGCTTATGGGCTCAACGAAGTTGCACTCACCTACAATTCATGTTGACTCTGTTCTGTGCTCAAGCTtgctcaatgaagaccttcatgCTATGTCACAAATTTCAGACAATAATGCAGCTAGGAAAGAGGTTCCCCTCATTGATGATGAACTTAATTATTCCAATCCAAATGCTGAGAAGGTGGTCCTCCTAGATCCCTTGCACAAGAATTCAATTGTAGAAGATATTACGTTTTCTCTAACTGAACCTTCAAGAAAGAATCAATATCAAATCCAACCGGAGCCCATAGTTATGTCAAAAGATGTTACCACTAGTGTTCTTTCTGGGATGCTAGTTTCATCTGCAGTTGTCCCACATGTGGATGTGATCAGCACTGATATCATATCTCCTACTGGAACAGAGTTGGAGGATGCCATTGCAGATTCTGAGTCTAAG GATTCTTCAGCTGATGTTCAAGACAAGGATGAGTCCTTCAGTGATGCTGTCATAGCTGAAAAGGAAGCCAACATCTATGGCTTGCAG ATTATTAAAAATGCCGATCTTGAAGAACTGAGGGAGCTAGGATCTGGTACATATGGATCTGTTTACCATGGAAAATGGCGGGGAACAGATGTTGCtataaagagaataaaaaagaGTTGCTTTTCTGGGAAATCATCAGACCAGGACAAGCTG ACAAAAGACTTCTGGAGAGAAGCACAGATCCTCTCAAATCTGCTTCATCCAAATGTGGTAGCATTTTATGGAGTAGTACCAGATGGAACTGGAGGAACTTTGGCAACTGTAACTGAATTTATGGTCAACGGATCGCTTAGAAATGTCCTAATCAAGGATGGGTAA
- the LOC107954922 gene encoding uncharacterized protein isoform X2 — MIRETSGPSDQLVQQEYTYAVPNVGKNVNNNKTISVQTGEEFSMEFVQECVGTRAIARPDAALTHEKRVWFNQNRQMGYQDLARIQLKRTDSKCASDISDFASLNGSSRGSEHGSCVEKIGRYQKKDGEIGQVTGKAYGELNCDRSHPNGFGPPTTAIYACDSSSSNNFSGQGATDGSQSGKMKLLCSFGGKILPRPSDGKLRYVGGETHIISIQDCLSWEEFLRRTSNFCNQPHSIKYQLPGEDLDALISVSSDEDLKNMIEEYHGLEKLKGSKKLRIFLIPYDESGNASSLEAMTMHQSNPDYQYVAAVNGTVDPSPRKISGELCLPSEGCQLGPNLNPNPSFPKWCPTSVMSLDTMGGFNALHPSQVFLDIQNTTRSPSTPISPLPFQHEECNVCAQSMSNNSSSEYNYSFNTAHLNPEIRSTINPNYKDALQVPPALMNHSHPCIRVAANHTCQAYGGQLLSPDPSKDSVFFVVFNKSNGDYNGISHERFMHKERSFLSEKPISNAGNPLSLLSGSVDSLDSHPGISHAFSDSKLQDCGGRSAYCSQEGMSPSSPLNFAKSPSPSLVFSNSMQERLMQQHDKIDLMTSSADNYLLDTESTSKSKLDMQNCFPNPEPSGVNEPIHKGTSDSNEKYQTAKIDLSKSSFVRLDNYEEYTASLDARNMSYISDPFLHQGGKLYEGKSPDSSMGYNDKLSNADCNQTSGFAVGTQEKDSQVSQKMVPSSLSINSNIKHLQTLGKTTSDIAESCGFNGKVIGQGDITSCARNTEATCLFSKSINDTRLDSKLGDLISESLNGPMLHEPPQSQFVASQNDISKEDMLMGSTKLHSPTIHVDSVLCSSLLNEDLHAMSQISDNNAARKEVPLIDDELNYSNPNAEKVVLLDPLHKNSIVEDITFSLTEPSRKNQYQIQPEPIVMSKDVTTSVLSGMLVSSAVVPHVDVISTDIISPTGTELEDAIADSESKDSSADVQDKDESFSDAVIAEKEANIYGLQIIKNADLEELRELGSGTYGSVYHGKWRGTDVAIKRIKKSCFSGKSSDQDKLTKDFWREAQILSNLLHPNVVAFYGVVPDGTGGTLATVTEFMVNGSLRNVLIKDGSLDCCKKLIIARDAAFGMEYLHSKNIVHFDLKCDNLLVNLRDPQRPICKVGDFGLSRIKRSTLVSGGVRGTLPWMAPELLNGNSNRVSEKVDVFSFGISMWEILTEEEPYADMHCGAIIGGIVKNTLRPSIPEHCDPDWRELMEQCWSADPESRPSFTEITNRLRSMSRLLQLKGRNDQARQTKA, encoded by the exons ATGATCAGGGAAACGTCTGGCCCATCTGATCAATTAGTACAACAAGAATATACATATGCTGTTCCTAATGTTGGAAAGaatgtaaataataataagacTATATCTGTACAGACAGGTGAGGAATTCTCCATGGAGTTTGTTCAGGAGTGTGTTGGCACAAGAGCCATTGCTAGACCAGATGCAGCACTGACACATGAGAAGAGGGTTTGGTTCAATCAGAACCGCCAGATGGGGTATCAGGATCTTGCCCGAATTCAGTTGAAAAGAACGGATTCCAAGTGTGCTTCTGACATTTCTGATTTTGCATCTCTGAATGGTTCTTCTAGAGGGAGTGAACATGGGTCTTGTGTTGAAAAGATAGGTAGATACCAGAAGAAAGATGGTGAAATTGGACAAGTGACAGGGAAGGCTTATGGTGAACTGAATTGTGATAGGAGCCATCCAAATGGTTTTGGACCACCTACTACAGCCATTTATGCATGTGACTCTTCTAGTTCCAACAACTTTAGTGGGCAGGGAGCTACTGATGGATCTCAATCTGGGAAAATGAAACTTCTGTGCAGCTTTGGTGGAAAAATATTGCCTAGGCCAAGTGATGGTAAACTCAGATATGTTGGGGGAGAGACGCACATTATTTCCATTCAGGATTGTCTTTCTTGGGAAGAGTTTCTGAGGAGAACTTCAAATTTTTGCAACCAACCTCATTCAATCAAGTACCAACTTCCAGGTGAGGATCTTGATGCCCTTATATCTGTTTCTTCTGATGAAGACCTTAAGAATATGATAGAGGAATACCATGGGCTTGAAAAGCTTAAAGGTTCTAAAAAGCTGAGGATATTTTTGATTCCCTATGATGAATCTGGAAATGCATCTTCCCTTGAGGCAATGACCATGCACCAGAGCAATCCTGATTACCAGTATGTGGCTGCTGTTAATGGGACAGTAGATCCTAGTCCTAGGAAAATCTCTGGTGAGCTCTGCTTACCTAGTGAAGGATGTCAATTGGGACCCAATTTGAATCCTAACCCTAGTTTCCCCAAATGGTGTCCAACTTCAGTAATGTCTTTGGACACTATGGGTGGTTTTAATGCATTGCATCCATCTCAGGTTTTCCTTGATATCCAAAATACAACCAGATCCCCATCTACTCCTATTTCTCCACTACCTTTCCAGCATGAAGAATGCAATGTTTGTGCACAGTCAATGTCTAATAACTCCAGCTCTGAATACAACTATTCCTTCAATACAGCACACTTGAATCCTGAGATCCGCAGCACTATTAATCCTAACTATAAAGATGCCCTACAGGTTCCACCTGCTTTGATGAATCATAGTCACCCTTGCATAAGGGTTGCTGCCAACCACACATGCCAAGCTTATGGAGGGCAGCTACTAAGCCCTGATCCCAGCAAAGATTCCGTATTTTTTGTAGTTTTCAACAAAAGCAATGGTGATTACAATGGCATTTCACATGAAAGGTTTATGCACAAAGAAAGATCATTCCTTTCTGAAAAGCCCATCTCAAATGCTGGCAATCCATTAAGCCTGTTGTCAGGATCTGTTGATTCCCTGGATTCTCACCCAGGTATATCACATGCATTTTCAGATTCAAAGCTGCAGGACTGTGGAGGGAGGTCTGCTTACTGTTCACAAGAAGGAATGAGCCCATCTTCCCCTTTAAATTTTGCAAAGAGCCCATCACCTTCCCTTGTTTTTTCAAATTCCATGCAGGAAAGGTTGATGCAACAGCATGATAAAATTGATCTTATGACGTCCAGTGCAGATAATTACTTGTTGGACACTGAATCTACGTCAAAATCAAAACTGGATATGCAGAACTGCTTTCCAAACCCTGAACCTTCTGGCGTGAATGAACCTATTCACAAGGGAACCAGTGACAGTAATGAAAAATACCAAACAGCTAAAATTGATTTGAGTAAATCCAGTTTTGTGAGGCTTGACAATTATGAAGAATATACTGCAAGCTTGGATGCCAGGAACATGTCTTATATAAGTGATCCATTTTTGCATCAAGGTGGAAAACTTTATGAGGGGAAATCCCCTGATAGCAGTATGGGATATAACGACAAATTGTCTAATGCAGACTGCAACCAAACATCTGGTTTTGCTGTAGGTACTCAGGAAAAAGATTCGCAAGTCTCTCAGAAGATGGTTCCTTCATCCTTATCTATAAATAGTAACATCAAACATCTGCAAACCTTGGGAAAAACCACATCTGATATAGCTGAATCTTGTGGTTTCAATGGGAAAGTAATTGGACAGGGAGATATTACTTCATGTGCCAGGAACACTGAAGCCACATGCTTGTTTTCAAAGAGCATAAATGACACAAGACTTGATAGTAAATTGGGTGATCTTATCTCTGAGTCTTTGAATGGCCCTATGTTGCATGAACCACCACAATCTCAGTTTGTTGCAAGTCAAAATGATATATCTAAAGAAGATATGCTTATGGGCTCAACGAAGTTGCACTCACCTACAATTCATGTTGACTCTGTTCTGTGCTCAAGCTtgctcaatgaagaccttcatgCTATGTCACAAATTTCAGACAATAATGCAGCTAGGAAAGAGGTTCCCCTCATTGATGATGAACTTAATTATTCCAATCCAAATGCTGAGAAGGTGGTCCTCCTAGATCCCTTGCACAAGAATTCAATTGTAGAAGATATTACGTTTTCTCTAACTGAACCTTCAAGAAAGAATCAATATCAAATCCAACCGGAGCCCATAGTTATGTCAAAAGATGTTACCACTAGTGTTCTTTCTGGGATGCTAGTTTCATCTGCAGTTGTCCCACATGTGGATGTGATCAGCACTGATATCATATCTCCTACTGGAACAGAGTTGGAGGATGCCATTGCAGATTCTGAGTCTAAG GATTCTTCAGCTGATGTTCAAGACAAGGATGAGTCCTTCAGTGATGCTGTCATAGCTGAAAAGGAAGCCAACATCTATGGCTTGCAG ATTATTAAAAATGCCGATCTTGAAGAACTGAGGGAGCTAGGATCTGGTACATATGGATCTGTTTACCATGGAAAATGGCGGGGAACAGATGTTGCtataaagagaataaaaaagaGTTGCTTTTCTGGGAAATCATCAGACCAGGACAAGCTG ACAAAAGACTTCTGGAGAGAAGCACAGATCCTCTCAAATCTGCTTCATCCAAATGTGGTAGCATTTTATGGAGTAGTACCAGATGGAACTGGAGGAACTTTGGCAACTGTAACTGAATTTATGGTCAACGGATCGCTTAGAAATGTCCTAATCAAGGATGG ATCGCTTGATTGTTGCAAAAAGCTTATAATCGCCAGGGATGCAGCTTTTGGCATGGAATACTTGCACTCCAAAAACATTGTCCATTTTGATCTGAAATGTGATAATTTGCTTGTGAATCTAAGGGACCCACAACGACCCATATGCAAg GTTGGAGATTTTGGATTATCAAGAATTAAGCGCAGCACTCTTGTTTCTGGAGGTGTGCGAGGAACCCTTCCATGGATGGCACCAGAGTTATTAAATGGTAACAGCAATCGTGTTTCTGAGAAG GTTGATGTGTTCTCATTTGGAATTTCAATGTGGGAAATCTTGACTGAAGAGGAGCCTTATGCTGATATGCATTGTGGTGCCATTATTG GGGGGATTGTGAAGAACACTCTTCGACCTTCAATTCCAGAACACTGTGACCCTGATTGGAGGGAGCTGATGGAACAATGCTGGTCAGCTGATCCTGAATCTAGACCATCATTCACGGAGATAACGAACAGGCTGCGATCAATGTCTAGGTTGCTTCAGCTCAAGGGACGTAATGATCAGGCAAGACAGACAAAAGCCTAA